From Alkalidesulfovibrio alkalitolerans DSM 16529, a single genomic window includes:
- a CDS encoding helix-turn-helix domain-containing protein, with the protein MDQSKLGPRVKMFRERAGLSRAELAEKAGLAETFVTALEERDIYPSLTPLLKLARALGVRMGTFLDDVQTADPLIVRCGERRPELVTHTGGAAREALKFYSLGRGKSDRHMEPFFIELNPDDGRHEHSSHQGEEFIVVVSGRVVLEHGNERHVLDTGDSLYFNSIVPHYIGAADGKPASIYAVLYFPE; encoded by the coding sequence GTGGATCAGTCCAAACTGGGACCGCGCGTCAAGATGTTCCGCGAGCGCGCGGGGCTTTCGCGCGCCGAACTGGCCGAGAAGGCCGGTCTCGCCGAGACGTTCGTGACCGCGCTCGAAGAGCGCGACATCTATCCTTCCCTGACGCCCCTCCTGAAGCTCGCCAGGGCGCTTGGCGTGCGCATGGGCACCTTCCTCGACGACGTGCAGACCGCTGATCCGCTCATCGTGCGCTGCGGCGAGCGGCGGCCCGAACTCGTCACCCACACCGGCGGCGCGGCCCGCGAGGCCCTGAAATTCTATTCCCTGGGCCGGGGCAAGAGCGATCGCCACATGGAGCCCTTCTTCATCGAGTTGAACCCCGACGACGGCAGGCACGAGCATTCCTCGCACCAGGGCGAGGAGTTCATCGTGGTGGTCTCGGGCCGCGTGGTGCTGGAGCACGGCAACGAGCGTCACGTGCTCGACACGGGCGACAGCCTCTACTTCAACTCCATCGTGCCCCATTATATCGGGGCCGCGGACGGCAAGCCGGCCAGCATCTACGCCGTGCTCTACTTCCCGGAGTAG
- a CDS encoding YitT family protein, giving the protein MQKKPYAFTYSIWWNLLLMVVGASLWAWAFKAIVIPHQFFSGGVAGLSLLVSYWLGIFPVSVWLLIINAPIFVMAWLMVSRRFFLYSLFGMLCLSLLIEIMPWTVAVENKGLAVLAAGSIMGAGTGIALRSLGSLGGTDILAIILSQRYNVRPGQTNFAFNFTVFCLGLALFSLDEVLYSLAMVFVAAWVMEYFLGMFNQRRLVLIISDKPEDIARRILNEMRRGCTFLHGRGAYTGKEREVVMTVVNNVQVKRLEELVFTTDPNAFTIVESTLNVLDQGFSERKKY; this is encoded by the coding sequence ATGCAGAAAAAGCCGTACGCCTTCACCTACTCCATCTGGTGGAACCTGCTGCTGATGGTCGTGGGGGCCAGCCTTTGGGCCTGGGCCTTCAAGGCCATCGTCATCCCGCACCAATTCTTCTCCGGAGGCGTGGCGGGCCTTTCACTGCTCGTCTCCTACTGGCTCGGCATCTTTCCGGTCAGCGTGTGGCTTTTGATCATCAACGCCCCGATCTTCGTCATGGCCTGGCTCATGGTCAGCCGCCGCTTCTTCCTCTACAGCCTCTTCGGCATGCTCTGCCTCTCGCTGCTCATCGAGATCATGCCCTGGACCGTGGCCGTAGAGAACAAGGGGCTGGCCGTGCTCGCGGCGGGCTCCATCATGGGCGCGGGCACGGGCATCGCCCTGCGCTCGCTGGGCAGCCTCGGCGGCACGGACATCCTGGCCATCATCCTCTCCCAGCGCTACAACGTCCGCCCCGGCCAGACCAATTTCGCTTTCAACTTCACGGTCTTCTGCCTGGGCCTGGCCCTCTTCAGCCTGGACGAGGTGCTCTATTCCCTGGCCATGGTCTTCGTGGCAGCCTGGGTCATGGAATACTTCCTGGGCATGTTCAACCAACGCAGGCTCGTGCTCATCATCTCGGACAAGCCCGAGGATATCGCGCGCCGCATCCTGAACGAGATGCGCCGGGGCTGCACATTCCTGCACGGTCGGGGAGCTTACACCGGCAAGGAGCGCGAAGTGGTCATGACCGTGGTCAACAACGTCCAGGTCAAACGCCTCGAAGAGTTGGTTTTCACCACGGA
- a CDS encoding universal stress protein yields the protein MRTTYETFNRHVLCALDGSDNSRRAVGHVAGVLFGCRDFTITLLHVIAEPDPDYFGGQPAKRLGWMAEQRKEAQTYLDEYRDFLVETGHPAENVTVLVKEMDCPSISACILAERERLGASILVLGRQGKNAREELLLGSVSKRVVHHAKDCAVWVVT from the coding sequence ATGCGTACGACCTACGAGACCTTCAACCGGCACGTCCTGTGCGCCCTGGACGGCTCGGACAACTCGCGCCGGGCCGTGGGCCACGTGGCGGGCGTGCTCTTTGGCTGCCGCGACTTCACAATCACCCTTTTGCACGTCATCGCGGAGCCCGATCCAGACTACTTCGGCGGCCAGCCAGCCAAGCGCCTGGGCTGGATGGCCGAGCAGCGCAAGGAGGCCCAGACATACCTCGACGAATACCGGGACTTCCTGGTGGAGACCGGCCATCCGGCCGAAAACGTCACCGTGCTGGTCAAGGAGATGGACTGCCCGTCCATCTCGGCCTGCATCCTGGCCGAGCGCGAGCGCCTGGGCGCGAGCATCCTGGTGCTCGGCCGCCAGGGCAAGAACGCGCGCGAGGAGCTTCTTTTGGGCAGCGTGTCCAAGCGGGTGGTCCACCATGCCAAGGATTGTGCTGTCTGGGTCGTAACCTGA
- a CDS encoding hybrid sensor histidine kinase/response regulator, whose translation MARILVVDDDPYVRSICQRNLTRKGHEVIEAQDCRDALEAVRGNPPDIVLLDYMLPGQSGLECFAAMRATLGDACPPTVMITGQGSTHLAVEFMKVGGADFVEKPVTDFDILHLRIERAMATRRIEDSSRAEAVRREAAEESDRLKDVFLSFMARELGDPMQAAVNGATRLAEAARRGVPPDPDAVGSLCVRIMDVAKVVDDLIELAAQDGLPPLPLFRVNLREALAAVRPEAEAKALAKGLELRWLVPDLLPEVMAEPMKLADILRKLVDNAVAFTPSGLVEVRAASEEGEVVVSVRDQGPGIDPRDQERVFGRFEKLSPADATPGAGVGLFIARSLAARMNARLSLESSPGRGSVFFLGLRAASGQTAADSDTAR comes from the coding sequence ATGGCCCGCATCCTCGTGGTAGACGACGACCCCTACGTCCGCTCGATCTGCCAACGCAACTTGACCCGGAAGGGCCACGAAGTCATCGAGGCCCAGGACTGCCGCGACGCCCTGGAGGCGGTGCGCGGCAACCCTCCCGACATCGTGCTCCTGGACTACATGCTACCCGGACAAAGCGGCCTGGAGTGCTTCGCGGCCATGCGAGCGACCCTCGGCGACGCCTGCCCCCCGACGGTGATGATCACCGGCCAGGGCAGCACGCATCTGGCCGTGGAGTTCATGAAAGTCGGAGGCGCCGATTTCGTGGAGAAACCGGTCACGGATTTCGACATCCTGCACCTGCGCATCGAGCGCGCCATGGCCACGCGGCGCATCGAGGACAGCAGCCGCGCGGAGGCCGTGCGGCGCGAGGCCGCCGAGGAGTCGGACCGACTCAAGGACGTCTTCCTTTCGTTCATGGCCCGCGAACTCGGCGACCCCATGCAGGCCGCCGTGAATGGGGCGACCCGGCTGGCCGAGGCGGCGCGACGCGGCGTCCCGCCCGATCCCGACGCCGTGGGCAGCCTGTGCGTGCGTATCATGGACGTGGCCAAGGTGGTGGACGACCTGATAGAACTCGCCGCCCAGGATGGTCTGCCGCCCCTGCCGCTCTTTCGGGTCAACCTGCGCGAGGCGCTGGCCGCCGTGCGTCCCGAAGCCGAAGCCAAGGCCCTGGCCAAGGGCCTGGAGCTTCGCTGGCTCGTACCCGACCTTCTGCCCGAGGTCATGGCCGAGCCCATGAAACTGGCCGACATCCTGCGCAAGCTCGTGGACAACGCGGTGGCCTTCACTCCTTCGGGGCTGGTGGAGGTCCGCGCGGCCAGCGAAGAGGGGGAGGTCGTGGTCTCGGTGCGCGACCAGGGGCCGGGCATCGACCCCAGGGACCAAGAGCGCGTTTTTGGCCGCTTCGAAAAGCTCTCCCCGGCGGACGCGACGCCCGGCGCGGGCGTGGGGTTGTTCATCGCCCGCAGCTTGGCCGCCCGCATGAACGCCCGGCTGAGCCTGGAGTCCTCGCCCGGCCGGGGCAGCGTCTTCTTCCTCGGCCTTCGCGCCGCGTCCGGCCAGACCGCCGCCGACTCCGATACGGCGCGATGA
- a CDS encoding AMP-binding protein, whose translation MDHNARPPVRDITLGQLLDETVARFPDNEAVVYVDRDFRLTWREFAALVDRLAKGLMALGVQRGEKVAVWATNVPYWVALQFATARIGAVLLTVNTSYKREELKYLLSQSECENLFVIDGFRDTDYVQVVNELVPELRTCERGRLRSAAFPHLRRVFFLGQEKHRGMYSVPELLSLACMTTDEDYAARQADLDPHDVVNMQYTSGTTGFPKGVMLTHASIGNNGYWIGANQRFTEKDRVCIPVPLFHCFGCVLGVLACVNHGACMVILETFKPLDVMAAVDQEKCTALYGVPTMFIAVLEHKLFERFDYSSLRTGIMAGSPCPVPIMKKVMEVMNMREITICYGLTESSPVMTQTRVDDDIRRRTESVGRAMPAVEVRVVDPETGEVCPPGVQGEVCCRGYNVMKGYYNRPEATAEAIDKDGWLHSGDLGVMDEDGYLAITGRLKDMIIRGGENIYPREVEEFLYTLPGVSDVQVVGVQSRKYGEEVAAFVIQKPGVDLAPEDVRDACRGNIAWHKIPKFVAFVEGYPMTASGKVQKYKLREMAVELFPETMQ comes from the coding sequence ATGGACCACAACGCCCGTCCGCCAGTGCGCGACATCACCCTGGGCCAGCTCCTCGACGAGACCGTGGCCCGCTTCCCCGACAACGAGGCCGTGGTCTACGTGGACCGCGACTTCCGCCTGACCTGGCGCGAATTCGCGGCCCTGGTGGACCGTCTGGCCAAGGGCCTGATGGCCCTGGGCGTTCAACGCGGCGAGAAGGTCGCCGTGTGGGCCACCAACGTGCCCTACTGGGTGGCGCTGCAGTTCGCCACGGCCAGGATCGGCGCGGTGCTGCTCACGGTGAACACCAGCTACAAGCGCGAGGAACTGAAGTACCTGCTTTCGCAAAGCGAGTGCGAGAACCTGTTCGTGATCGATGGCTTTCGCGACACGGACTACGTGCAGGTCGTGAACGAGCTTGTGCCCGAGCTTCGCACCTGCGAGCGCGGCAGGCTGAGGAGCGCGGCCTTCCCGCACCTGCGGCGCGTCTTCTTCCTGGGACAGGAAAAGCACCGGGGCATGTACTCCGTGCCTGAACTGCTCTCCCTGGCCTGCATGACCACGGACGAGGACTACGCGGCGCGCCAGGCCGATCTCGACCCGCACGACGTGGTCAACATGCAGTACACCTCCGGGACCACGGGCTTTCCCAAAGGCGTGATGCTGACGCACGCGAGCATCGGCAACAACGGCTACTGGATCGGGGCCAACCAACGCTTCACGGAGAAGGACCGGGTCTGCATCCCGGTACCGCTCTTCCACTGTTTCGGCTGCGTGCTCGGCGTGCTGGCCTGCGTGAACCACGGGGCCTGCATGGTCATCTTGGAGACCTTCAAGCCGCTGGACGTGATGGCCGCCGTGGACCAGGAGAAGTGCACGGCGCTGTACGGCGTGCCGACCATGTTCATCGCGGTGCTGGAGCACAAGCTTTTCGAGCGCTTCGACTATTCGAGCCTGCGCACCGGCATCATGGCCGGATCGCCCTGCCCGGTGCCGATTATGAAGAAGGTCATGGAAGTCATGAACATGCGCGAGATCACCATCTGCTACGGGCTCACCGAGTCCTCGCCGGTGATGACCCAGACGCGCGTGGACGACGACATCCGCCGTCGCACCGAGAGCGTGGGTCGGGCCATGCCCGCCGTGGAGGTGCGCGTCGTGGACCCCGAGACGGGCGAGGTCTGCCCGCCGGGCGTGCAGGGCGAGGTCTGCTGCCGGGGCTACAACGTCATGAAGGGCTATTACAACCGGCCCGAGGCCACGGCCGAGGCCATCGACAAGGATGGCTGGCTGCACTCCGGCGACCTCGGCGTCATGGACGAGGACGGCTATCTGGCCATTACCGGGCGGCTGAAGGACATGATCATCCGGGGCGGCGAGAACATCTACCCGCGCGAGGTGGAAGAGTTCCTCTACACCCTGCCCGGCGTCTCGGACGTGCAGGTGGTGGGCGTGCAAAGCCGCAAGTACGGCGAGGAAGTGGCCGCCTTCGTCATCCAAAAGCCCGGCGTCGACCTTGCGCCCGAGGACGTGCGCGACGCCTGCCGCGGCAACATCGCCTGGCATAAGATTCCCAAATTCGTGGCCTTCGTGGAGGGCTACCCCATGACGGCCAGCGGCAAGGTCCAGAAGTACAAGCTCAGGGAAATGGCCGTCGAGTTGTTCCCCGAGACCATGCAGTAG